CTTCCAGTATTCCCCGCGCCAGGGGGAGCTGGCTGGCACCGTGCCTGGAAACCTCAGCCACGGTCCTGGCCCAGGCAAGTTGCTGGTCAGAGCCGGGAACAGCAGCCATCAACTGCTCAGCGGCTACTCCCAGAAAATCCTTCCGCACGCCCTCGCGCGTGGCCGCGGAGACATAACGCTCGATGGCACTGGCAGCGTTGCCCAGCACGTTGAGCAGGACACCTATGCCCGTTTCCGAAGGCGCGAACTGCTCGACGGCGGTCACGTAACGGGCCGCCGGTGTGACGCCATCCCTGGCCGAATCCCAAAGCGCAGTCCAGCAGAGAGCACGTGCCATAGGATCCGAAATCCTGTTCAGTGATGTCCTTACCGTGTGTTCGGATCGGCTGTCCAGCCGGACCTTGACGTAACTGAGGTCGTCATCGTTGACCAGGAGCAGCGCTGGCCGGCGCCTTCCCTGCAATTCCGTCACCAGTGAGCTGGGTCCTGCAACGTCTACGTCGATGCTTTCGGTCCTTACCAAGGCACCCGTTGAGTCGGCGTCATACAGGCCCAGCCGCATACGGTGCGGACGGAGTTCCTGGTGACCGGTGAGGGGATCGATGGCGTCCTGCCGGAGCGTCACCGCACCGAGTATCCCGTCGTCTTCCACAATCTCGGCCGAAATAGTGGAGATGCCGGATGTCTGCAGCCACTGCCGGGCCCATCCGGCCAGATCCCGTCCCGAGGCCGCGCTGAGGGCCGCCAGGAGATCCTGGAGGGAAGTGTTCCCGAAGGCGTGATCCCTGAAGTACTGACGGGATCCTGCAATGAAGGCATCAAAGCCAACATAGGCAACCAGCTGCTTCAACACCGACGCACCCTTGGCATAGGTGATCCCGTCAAAGTTCTGTTTGGCGGCTTCAAGGTCCGGAATATCCGCCACGATCGGGTGCGTGGTGGGCAATTGGTCCTGCACATAGGCCCAGGCTTTGCGCTTGCTGGCGAAGTTCACCCATGCCGTGTCCCAATCCGTGGCACGGTCCACCCCCAGTGTCCCCATGTAGTCGGCGAACGACTCTTTGAGCCAGAGGTCATCCCACCAACTCATAGTCACCAGGTCTCCGAACCACATGTGGGCCATCTCATGCATGAGGGTATTGGCGCGGGCCTGGTACTGGGCGTCGGTGGCCCGTGAGGCGTACACGTATTTTTCAGTGAATGTCACGAGCCCGGGGTTTTCCATGGCGCCGAGGTTGTATTCGGGCACGAACGCTTGATCGTACTTGCCCCAAGGGTAGGGGTAGGCGAAAAGGTCGTTGAAGAAGGCCAGACCGTTCTTGGTCAACCCGAACAGGTGATCGGCATCGAAGGAGTCGGCCAACGAAGCCCGGCAGTAAAGTGCCAGTGGCACGTCCAGGCGAGTGCCGTCGTCGAGCGTTGTTCCCCAGTGGTCCGTGGCCTTGAAGTAGGGGCCGGCAAGGACCGTGGTGATGTAGGTGGACATTCGCTTGGTAGCGGCAAAATCCCACCGCGCGGCAGTCGGCTGGCCCTGAACCGGCGTGCGGGCCACCTCAACTCCGTTGGAAGCGACTTCCCAGCCGATTGGAGCGATCACATGGAAGGTGAACTCGGCTTTGAGGTCCGGTTGTTCGAAATTGGCGAACACGCGGCGACTGTCCGCCGGTTCGTACTGCGTGTAGAGGTAGCACTGGCCATCCGCAGGATCCACGAAGCGGTGCATTCCCTCGCCTGAGCGGCTGTACAGCGCCGTCCCTGTCACCGTCACGGTATTCTCGGCAGCGAGGCCTTCCAGGATGATCCTGTGACGGTCCACCACTGACCGCAGGTCAAGCGTCAGGCCGTTCAGCACTACGGACTCGATGCCGCCGCTGATGAAATCCATGAAGGTGGCGGAGCCGGGTTCGGCTGAGAAAGTGACCGTGCTGATGCTCGGGTAACCGGCGACGGCGGGATCTGCCGCGTCGCGGACATCGAGGGTGACGTCGTAGCTGTGGGTGGTGATCAGGGCTGAACGGGTTGCGGCTTCATCGCGCGAGAGATTGTGATTCGACACACAGCTATCTAATCATGATCCACGCGGCCCCCAGGCCCAGCGATGCGATGAGCAGCCAAGAGCCCAGCGCCACCAGAACGGCGCGCCCTCCCGTATGAATCAGGGTGCGTACACGCACCGCCGAACCCAGCCCGAACAGGGCAGTCGCCAGGAGGATGTCCTGGACAGCGGCCGCCATTTCCAGACCGGTCTGCGGCACCCAGCCCAGTGAGCGCAGTGCCACCGTGGCGAGGAACCCGACCACAAACAGAGGAACAATCGGCGGGAACCGCCCGTCGATACCACCAGCCCCATCGCTTGTGCTGCTGGCACGCTTCCTTACATGGATGATTCGTTGGTGCACCCCGGCGGCAGCCGCAACCGGGGCCAGTAGGACCACACGCGTCAATTTGACGACGACGGCGATCGCCAGCGCCGATGTACCTGCAGTTTGCGCAGTGGCAACTACTTGGCCGACGTCATGCACCGAGGCGCCTGTCCACGCTCCGAACTGTTCAGGGTTCAGGCCCAAGGGGTGCATGAGCAGCGGCAAAACACCGATGGCGAGGGTACCGCAGAGGGTTACCAGTGCCACGGGGAGCACCGTGTCTTGATGTTTGATGCGTCGCACAGCTGCCATGGCGCCGATCGCGGATGCGCCGCAGATGGAGAAGCCGGTGGCAATGAGCAGGGCAGCTTCCCCGGGCAGACGCAGCAGACGCGCCAGCCCATAGGTTCCCGCAAAGCTCACCAGGACAACCCCGGCGATCAGCAGCAACGACAGCCACCCCAGGCCGATGACGTCGCCGATGCTGACCTTGAGGCCCAAGAGCACAATTCCGGCACGCATAAGGTGCTTTCCCGCGAAGTCCAGGCCTGGCCGGGCGCGCCCCGCGGCCAGGATAGCCGTGCCCGGTATATTTGCTGAAAGCAGTCCCAAGGCAACGGCTAGCGTCATCGCCGGGACAGCCGGAAAGACGCTGTGGATCGCGAAGGCAAGACCCGTGGCGGCGATGCTCAGGACCAAGCCTGGCCCCAGCCGGGACAAGCGGGGCGCGGGACTGTTGAAGGGCATGCCTCAACCCTGCCGGATGGGGGCACGGAAGGCGAACCGGGAGCACCCGGAAACGGCGACACAACCAGCGCGAAATGCGCTCGACTCAAAAAGGTGATTACCTGAATCCCATGTCTGACCTATTCCAGGATTACTCCGAGGCTGCTTCCCGCACTGGCGCCTATGACGAGATGTTTGCCCAAGGCCACGTTGCCAGAAGATCCTACGGTCAGGTTTCCGGGGCTCTCCGCGAGCTTTCCCTGGCCGATGTCACCGCCCGTGCCGACTCCATGGCGCGCACCTTCCTGGACCGTGGCGTGACATTCGACTACGCGGGGGAGGAGCGGCCGTTTCCCCTGGATATTGTCCCGCGCGTCATTCCCGCCGATGAGTGGGATGTGCTGGAGAGAGGCGTAGCCCAACGCGTCAAGGCACTTGAGGCCTTCCTCAATGACGTTTACGGACGAATGGCCGTTGTCACCGACGGCGTGATTCCCCGGCAGCTGGTGACCACCAGCGCGCACTTTCACCGCGCGGTGCACGGCTTCGAACCGTCAGGTGGCGTCCGGGTCCATGTCTCAGGGATCGACGTCGTGAGGGATGCTGCCGGAACTTTCCGCGTCCTTGAAGACAACGTCCGCGTACCTTCGGGCGTCAGCTATGTCTTGGAGAACCGGCGCGCCATGGCCAAGGGTTTGCCCGAGGCTTTCGGCCAACAGCACATCAGGCCTGTGGAGGAGTACCCCAGGCGGCTCCTCTCCGCACTGCGCAAGACCGCTCCCGCAGGCGTGGACGACCCCACCGTGGTTGTCCTGACACCGGGCGTCTTCAACAGCGCCTACTTCGAGCACACCCTCCTTGCAGGGCTCATGGGCGTCGAGCTCGTTGAAGGCAGGGACCTCATTTGCCGCGGCAACCGTGTCTACATGCGCACCACAGCCGGTGAGCAGCGCGTGGACGTGATTTATAAGCGCATCGATGACGACTTCCTGGACCCGTTGCAGTTCCGCTCGGATTCCATGCTCGGTTGCCCGGGCCTGGTCAACGCCGCACGGGCCGGAGGGGTGACTATTGCCAACGCTGTAGGCAACGGGGTGGCGGACGATAAGCTCGTGTACAGTTACGTCCCTGACTTGATCCGGTACTACCTTCACGAAGAGCCGATCATCGCCAACGTTGACACTTTCCGGCTTGAGGAAAAGGAAGCCAGGGAGCATGTTCTGGACCGCCTCGACGAACTGGTGGTCAAACCTGTGGACGGTTCCGGTGGTAAAGGCCTGGTCATCGGACCGGATGCCACGAAGGACGAGCTTGACGCTTTGCGCAAGCGCGTCATTGCCGATCCCCGCGGTTGGATCGCCCAGCCTGTCCTGCAGCTCTCCACAGTACCGACGCTCTCCGGCGACAAGTTCGGGCCGCGGCATGTGGACCTGCGTCCTTTCGCAGTCAACGACGGCGACGACGTCTGGGTCCTGCCCGGAGGCCTCACCCGGGTGGCGCTCAAAGAAGGCTCTTTGATAGTGAACTCCAGCCAGGGTGGCGGTTCCAAAGACACTTGGGTTTTGGCTGACTCGCCGCAGTTGCCGGCCGAGATTATTCCCCGCCAATCCGTCACCATACGTGAGCAGGTATCCGTGTGGCCGGTGGAAAGCAATTGGCGGGACCGCCAAACGGAGCAGCAGCAGTGAACGCGCTCCACCAACACTTGAACTTCGATCTGCACCACGCGAAGGAGGCAGTTCCATGCTGAGCCGCATTGCTGAGTCACTCTTCTGGATCGGACGCTATGTTGAGCGTGCCGACGGTACTTCCAGAATTTTGGATGTACACCTTGAGCGTTTGAACCACCTGCCCCTTGAGGAACAGAGAAGCGTCGCGCGGGAGCTCCTTGCCGTGATGGGTGCCAAGCCGCAAGGGGAAGAGTTCGGCCTCCCCGAACTCCTCCATGCGCTGGCCTATGACAAGCACAGCGCATCCTCCATAGCGGGTTCTTTGGGCGCAGCCCGTGAGAATGCACGCCGGGCCCGCGAGACTGTCTCACAGTCCCTTTGGGAAAGCCTTAACACCACTTATTACGGCCTCAATCAGCATCGCAAGGACGTTGTAGGAACCTACCGCTTCTGCAATTGGGTTTTGGAGCGCACCGCCATGGTCCGCGGGCTCGCGGACACCACGGTCAGCCACGATGAGAGCTGGTTGTTCATGGTGCTCGGCCGCTCACTGGAACGCGCCGATATGACGGCCCGCATGTTGTCCACGCGCGATGTCCAATCCGCTGGGATGTCATGGGTCAACATGCTCCGGTGTGCGGGAGCGTATGAGTCGTTCATCCGGACCCGCAGGGCTGCATTCGGGGACCAGCACGCGGCAGAATTCCTGCTCCTGGACCGATTGTTCCCGCGTTCGATTGTGTATGCCTTGCGTGATGCCGATGATTGCCTGGCCAAGTTGGATCCTTCGGCGCAGCGCGTCGGGTTCATCAACGATGCCCGACGGATCGTGGGCCAGGCCCGCACCTTCCTGGAGTTCCACCGCACGGACGATCTCATGTCCGAACTGCCCGAGCACATGGAACGTGTGCAGAAGGCAGTGACTCAAGCGTCGGACGCAATTTCCCGTAAGTACTTCAATCAGGCTGACGAGCACGCCTGGGTGGGAGAAGTTTCATGACCCGGCTGAGCATCGTTCACAAAACCGCCTACAAGTACAACCGACGCGTGACCTTGTCCTATAACGAGGCCCGCATGACCCCGCTGACCGACGGTCAACAAGTGGTCCTGGAGGCGTCGCTGAAAGTTTCACCCCATCAGGCATCCGTCAGCACCTACCGTGACTATTGGGGAACGCGTGTCACCGCGTTCGATATGCAAATGCCGCACGAAAGCCTTGAAGTCCTCGCTACAGCCACTGTTGAGGTGCACCGCACGGAACGGGTGGCAACCGAGGATGACATCGTGGGATGGGACGTCATAGCCTCGGAGAAGGTCCAGGACGAGTTCAGCGACTGGCTGCCTCAGTCCCGTCTTAGCGGGCCAGGCGAGGAAGTCCTGGGGATCATTCCCGACGTTGTGCGGGGAAAGAACCCCCATGAGGCCGCTCTCGCAGTGTTCGCGTGGATGGCCGGTGAGATGACGTATATGAAGGGCACTACCGGCGTCACCACGAATGCCGAACAGGCCTGGTCCCAACGCCAGGGCGTGTGCCAGGACCTGGCACACCTGGCGATCGGTGCCTTACGCTGCAGCGGCATTCCGGCGCGGTACGTCTCCGGCTATATCCACCCCCGGTCCTCGGCGGACATCGGCGAAACCGTAGCCGGCCAATCACACGCCTGGCTGGAATGGTGGGATGGAGAATGGCGCAGTTGGGACCCCACCAACCACAAGCCTGCAGGGGATTACCACGTCACAGTGGCACGCGGCCGTGACTACCGGGACGTTCCGCCCTTGAAGGGCATCTTGTCAGGGGGAGGCGGTTCGGGACTCTCTGTATCCGTGGAGATTACCCGCCTCGCCTAGGAGTTTATGTACAGACAAGGCCCTTAAGAGTCGCTCTTAAGGGCCTTGTCTGTACTCAAACCTAACGTCTTTCTACCAAGGAGACGGCTTGTAGTCCTTGAGGAAGACCCCGTACTGGTCCTCGCCCTTTTCACCCATCACAATGGGATCGTAGACACGCGCAGCACCGTCCACCAGGTCCAAAGGAGCATGGAACCCTTCCTCCATGAGCCGGACCTTCGTGTAGTGCGGCCGTTCGTCAGTGATCCATCCGGTATCTACCGCGGTCATGAGGATGCCATCGGAATCCAGCATTTCCTGTGCGCTGGTCCGGGTCATCATGTTCAACGCAGCCTTGGCCATGTTGGTGTGAGGGTGTCCCGGGCCTTTGTAAGCGCGGGAGAACTGGCCCTCCATGGCAGAGACGTTAACGATGTACTTCCTGTGGGCTGTGGACCGTTTCATGGCGTCCCTGAGACGGCTGACCAGCAAGAAGGGCGCCGTAACGTTGCACAACTGGACCTCGAGCATCTCCAAGGGATCCACCTCGTCCACCACCTGGGTCCAGCTGTTGATGGCGGCGAGGTCCGGAACCAGGCCGCCGGCGTCGATCGCTGTTCCCGATTCAATGCGTTCCAGTGATGCTGATCCCGTGGAGAGCGCCAGAGAGGTGATCGCATCGCCGGCCAGCACCGGGTGTTCGGTGACGCTGCTGGCGAGGGCAAGCGGGTGCTTGTCATGTGCGTGCCCGAATGTCACCAGCTCGGGCCCGCCGTTGGCAACGTCAAGCGCCGCCGGCAAGGGCTCGTCTTCTGCATCGACCAAGGGCTTGTACGCATTGCCCGAGCGTCGCACGGTCTGAGCTGCATTGTTGATGATAATGTCCAGCGGGCCGGCTTCATTAAGAGAGTCGGTCAAAGCCATCACTTGTGCCGGGTCACGGAGGTCGATGCCCACAATCCGGAGCCGGTGCAACCATTCGCCGCTGTCTTCCATGGCAGCGAATCGACGCGCAGCGTCCTTGGGAAAGCGGGTGGTGATGGTGGTGTGGGCGCCGTCCCTGAGCAGGCGCAAGGCAATGTACATGCCGATCTTGGCGCGCCCGCCGGTCAACAATGCGCGCCGTCCCGTGAGATCAGTGCGGGCATCGCGCTTACTGTGGCTGAAAGCCGCGCATTCGGGGCAAAGCTGGTGGTAGAACGCGTCAACCTGCGTGTAGTGCTTTTTGCAGATGTAGCAGGGGCGGGAGCGAATGAGGTGCCCTGCAATTTCCCCGGTGGTGGAAGGGGCCAGCTTGTTTCCGCGGGTTTCGTCGTCGATGCGGTCCGGGGCTGCGGTAGCAGTGAGGGCAATGACAGCCCTGTCTGCTTCCGCGATGGAGTCGCGCTTGGTGACGCGCCGGTGCCGTTTGACGGCTTTGAACATCTTGCCGGTGGCACGGCGGACAGCAACGTAGTCCGGGTGCTCTTCGTCGTAGACGTGGATCGTGGTCAGAACCTTGAGGCAGGCCTGGATCTCTTCAGGCGTCAGATCGGTGGAGCTCATTGACCTGATTTTACAGCCTTGGGAGCCAGTGGCCTGCCTCGGGTTCTGTGGGTGCCGGCGGTGCGCCTACGGGCTAATGCGACGCACCCTGCGCAGCGGCGTCCGCTACGCGTGATTGGATGCCGGCTGCCACCTTTTCCGCTGAGTCGCGGATATCGGGATCGTCATGCGTGGCCGCTTTGACCGCTTCCGGCAACCCACGCCGATGCTGTGCGGACAACGCAAGTTCGGCTTCACCGGGCTCGGGAACAACCTGGCCCTTTGCCAGCACGGTAATGCCGGATTCGGTGACCTTGTAACCTCGGGCCTTATCCAAGGCGGGGTCCAGGCCGATAGCCGCGCCCGCGGGCACCTTGACGTTCTTGTCCAGGATTGCCCTCCTGATGACGGCGCCCTCGCCCACACGGACCTTATCCATGAGCACGGAGTCCTGGACCCGGCTACCGGCAGCCACATAGGCGTCGTTGGAGAGGACGGATCCCTCAACGATTCCGCCGGAAACCACCACGCCGCTGGCAACGATGGAATCCAGGGCTGTTCCCACTGTGTTGTTCTCACCACGGACAAACTTCGCTGGCGGCGAGATGCTCTGGCGCGTGTAGATCGGCCACTCGGAGTTATAGAGGTTGAAGATCGGCACGGGGGAGATCAGGTCCATATGAGCGTCGTAGAACGAGTCAATGGTACCGACGTCGCGCCAGTAGGTCCGGTCGCGGTCGGTGGCACCGGGAATGTCGTTAAGGGTGAAGTCATAGACGCCGGCTTCTCCCTGGTCCACGAAGTAAGGAATGATGTCGCCACCCATATCGTGCTTGGTATCGAGGCGTTCCGCGTCCACATGCAGCGCTTCAACGAGGGCGTCTGCGTTGAAGACGTAGTTGCCCATGGAGGCCAGGAACTGCGTGGGGTCGGCTGCCAGCCCGGGGGTGCTGGCCGGCTTTTCCACGAACGCGGCGATCTTCCGGGGATCGTTCTGGTCTACCTCGATCACGCCGAACTGGTTGGCCATGTTCAGCGGTTGCCGTACTGCAGCAACCGTGGCTTTGGCGCCGCTGGCAATGTGTTGCTCCACCATTTGGGAGAAATCCATGCGGTACACGTGGTCAGCGCCGACCACTACCACGATGTCCGGGGCGTCATCGTGGATGAGGTTCAGCGACTGATAAATTGCATTGGCACTGCCAAGGAACCAACTTTTGCCCACGCGCTGCTGCGCCGGTACAGATGCCACATAGCGGCCCAGCTGCGTTGACATGCGCCAGGTTTCCGAGATGTGCCGGTCGAGGCTGTGCGATTTGTACTGCGTCAGCACGACGATTTTCAAATATCCCGAATTAACGAGATTGGACAGTGCAAAGTCAATTAACCTGTAGCCGCCTGCGAACGGAACGGCTGGTTTGGCCCGATCCGCCGTTAGCGGCATGAGTCGGTTGCCTTCCCCGCCTGCCAATACGATTGCCAAAACTTTCTTCAACGCCATGGTCACAGCTCCCCGTACGTCTTCGTATCCCCCAAAAGTCCGATTTTCCGGACTCTTTCACACTAGAACACATACGCCGGAACGACTACGTTGGTTAGCGTGCGAATAGACATTGTGACTAAAGAATTCCCTCCGGAAATTTATGGCGGTGCCGGTGTCCACGTTGCCGAGCTCAGCCGGGTGCTGGCAAAGCACGTCGACCTTCATGTTCGGGCGTTCGGCGCGCCCCGTGACGCCGACTATCACGGGGCTTCGGTGGCGTCCTACGCCACACCCGAAGACCTCGGCGATGCCAACGCTGCCATCCAGACCCTCGGCGTCGACTTGAGGATCGTTCCGGACATTGCGGGGGCGGACCTTGTCCACTCGCACACCTGGTACGCCAACATGGCTGGACACCTCGCCTCGCTGCTCCATGGCATTCCGCACGTACTCAGCGCTCACAGCCTGGAGCCGCTGCGTCCGTGGAAGGCCGAACAGCTGGGTGGCGGTTACGCCTTGTCTTCCTGGGTGGAGAAGACGGCTTATGAAGCTGCGGCGGCGATCATCGCCGTCTCCGATGGCATGCGGCAGGACATTCTGCGCAGCTACCCTGACGTGGACCCGGACAAGGTGCGCGTCGTCCATAACGGAATCGATGTCTCCCTGTGGGAACGTGATGAAGAGGACGATGCAATCCGGGCCTTGGGCATCGATCCCGCCAAGCCCAGCGTGGTCTTCGTTGGCCGCAATACACGTCAAAAGGGCGTGCCGTACCTGCTGAGAGCCGCTTCAAGCCTGCCTGACAACGTCCAGCTGGTGCTCTGCCTCGGCGCTGCGGACACTCCCGAGCTCGCTGCCGAAACCGCACGCCTCATTGAGGAACTGCAGGCCAAGCGTGAGGGCGTCATCCTCATTGAGCGGATGTTGCCGCGTAGGGAACTCATCCAGGTCCTCAGCCACGCCACGGCCTTTGCCTGCCCGTCGATCTACGAGCCCCTTGGCATCGTGAACCTCGAAGCCATGGCCTGCGGTGCCGCAGTGGTGGCCAGTGCCACGGGCGGCATTCCCGAGGTTGTCCAGCACGGCGAAACGGGCCTTCTGGTGGAACTTGAGCAGGTAACCGATGGCACGGGTACGCCGTTGGAGCCGGAAAAGTTCGTCAGCGACTTCGCCGCGGCATTGAACCAGGTTGTGGCCGATCCCGCCCGTGCCCGCGAAATGGGCATCGCAGGACGGCGCCGCGCTGAAGAGCACTTCTCCTGGGAGTCCATCACGGAAACAACGCTTGAGGTCTACCGGT
The sequence above is a segment of the Arthrobacter sp. StoSoilB22 genome. Coding sequences within it:
- the pepN gene encoding aminopeptidase N translates to MSNHNLSRDEAATRSALITTHSYDVTLDVRDAADPAVAGYPSISTVTFSAEPGSATFMDFISGGIESVVLNGLTLDLRSVVDRHRIILEGLAAENTVTVTGTALYSRSGEGMHRFVDPADGQCYLYTQYEPADSRRVFANFEQPDLKAEFTFHVIAPIGWEVASNGVEVARTPVQGQPTAARWDFAATKRMSTYITTVLAGPYFKATDHWGTTLDDGTRLDVPLALYCRASLADSFDADHLFGLTKNGLAFFNDLFAYPYPWGKYDQAFVPEYNLGAMENPGLVTFTEKYVYASRATDAQYQARANTLMHEMAHMWFGDLVTMSWWDDLWLKESFADYMGTLGVDRATDWDTAWVNFASKRKAWAYVQDQLPTTHPIVADIPDLEAAKQNFDGITYAKGASVLKQLVAYVGFDAFIAGSRQYFRDHAFGNTSLQDLLAALSAASGRDLAGWARQWLQTSGISTISAEIVEDDGILGAVTLRQDAIDPLTGHQELRPHRMRLGLYDADSTGALVRTESIDVDVAGPSSLVTELQGRRRPALLLVNDDDLSYVKVRLDSRSEHTVRTSLNRISDPMARALCWTALWDSARDGVTPAARYVTAVEQFAPSETGIGVLLNVLGNAASAIERYVSAATREGVRKDFLGVAAEQLMAAVPGSDQQLAWARTVAEVSRHGASQLPLARGILEGTTVVEGLAVDAELRWSLWQALAAHGQATLAELDRELDADTTASGKEGYALASAARPEASVKAAAWDSIVNSAGLSNEILSATIAGFVTAPGELLERYIEPYFECLERVWSERSIEIAGRIVRGLFPGAQNLSEGMRPTEHPVLIRADQWLHDHPEAPRALRRILIEQRSHLLRALTAQAAG
- a CDS encoding putative sulfate exporter family transporter, with product MPFNSPAPRLSRLGPGLVLSIAATGLAFAIHSVFPAVPAMTLAVALGLLSANIPGTAILAAGRARPGLDFAGKHLMRAGIVLLGLKVSIGDVIGLGWLSLLLIAGVVLVSFAGTYGLARLLRLPGEAALLIATGFSICGASAIGAMAAVRRIKHQDTVLPVALVTLCGTLAIGVLPLLMHPLGLNPEQFGAWTGASVHDVGQVVATAQTAGTSALAIAVVVKLTRVVLLAPVAAAAGVHQRIIHVRKRASSTSDGAGGIDGRFPPIVPLFVVGFLATVALRSLGWVPQTGLEMAAAVQDILLATALFGLGSAVRVRTLIHTGGRAVLVALGSWLLIASLGLGAAWIMIR
- a CDS encoding circularly permuted type 2 ATP-grasp protein, whose protein sequence is MSDLFQDYSEAASRTGAYDEMFAQGHVARRSYGQVSGALRELSLADVTARADSMARTFLDRGVTFDYAGEERPFPLDIVPRVIPADEWDVLERGVAQRVKALEAFLNDVYGRMAVVTDGVIPRQLVTTSAHFHRAVHGFEPSGGVRVHVSGIDVVRDAAGTFRVLEDNVRVPSGVSYVLENRRAMAKGLPEAFGQQHIRPVEEYPRRLLSALRKTAPAGVDDPTVVVLTPGVFNSAYFEHTLLAGLMGVELVEGRDLICRGNRVYMRTTAGEQRVDVIYKRIDDDFLDPLQFRSDSMLGCPGLVNAARAGGVTIANAVGNGVADDKLVYSYVPDLIRYYLHEEPIIANVDTFRLEEKEAREHVLDRLDELVVKPVDGSGGKGLVIGPDATKDELDALRKRVIADPRGWIAQPVLQLSTVPTLSGDKFGPRHVDLRPFAVNDGDDVWVLPGGLTRVALKEGSLIVNSSQGGGSKDTWVLADSPQLPAEIIPRQSVTIREQVSVWPVESNWRDRQTEQQQ
- a CDS encoding alpha-E domain-containing protein → MLSRIAESLFWIGRYVERADGTSRILDVHLERLNHLPLEEQRSVARELLAVMGAKPQGEEFGLPELLHALAYDKHSASSIAGSLGAARENARRARETVSQSLWESLNTTYYGLNQHRKDVVGTYRFCNWVLERTAMVRGLADTTVSHDESWLFMVLGRSLERADMTARMLSTRDVQSAGMSWVNMLRCAGAYESFIRTRRAAFGDQHAAEFLLLDRLFPRSIVYALRDADDCLAKLDPSAQRVGFINDARRIVGQARTFLEFHRTDDLMSELPEHMERVQKAVTQASDAISRKYFNQADEHAWVGEVS
- a CDS encoding transglutaminase family protein → MTRLSIVHKTAYKYNRRVTLSYNEARMTPLTDGQQVVLEASLKVSPHQASVSTYRDYWGTRVTAFDMQMPHESLEVLATATVEVHRTERVATEDDIVGWDVIASEKVQDEFSDWLPQSRLSGPGEEVLGIIPDVVRGKNPHEAALAVFAWMAGEMTYMKGTTGVTTNAEQAWSQRQGVCQDLAHLAIGALRCSGIPARYVSGYIHPRSSADIGETVAGQSHAWLEWWDGEWRSWDPTNHKPAGDYHVTVARGRDYRDVPPLKGILSGGGGSGLSVSVEITRLA
- a CDS encoding SDR family NAD(P)-dependent oxidoreductase, with the translated sequence MSSTDLTPEEIQACLKVLTTIHVYDEEHPDYVAVRRATGKMFKAVKRHRRVTKRDSIAEADRAVIALTATAAPDRIDDETRGNKLAPSTTGEIAGHLIRSRPCYICKKHYTQVDAFYHQLCPECAAFSHSKRDARTDLTGRRALLTGGRAKIGMYIALRLLRDGAHTTITTRFPKDAARRFAAMEDSGEWLHRLRIVGIDLRDPAQVMALTDSLNEAGPLDIIINNAAQTVRRSGNAYKPLVDAEDEPLPAALDVANGGPELVTFGHAHDKHPLALASSVTEHPVLAGDAITSLALSTGSASLERIESGTAIDAGGLVPDLAAINSWTQVVDEVDPLEMLEVQLCNVTAPFLLVSRLRDAMKRSTAHRKYIVNVSAMEGQFSRAYKGPGHPHTNMAKAALNMMTRTSAQEMLDSDGILMTAVDTGWITDERPHYTKVRLMEEGFHAPLDLVDGAARVYDPIVMGEKGEDQYGVFLKDYKPSPW
- the glgC gene encoding glucose-1-phosphate adenylyltransferase, producing the protein MTMALKKVLAIVLAGGEGNRLMPLTADRAKPAVPFAGGYRLIDFALSNLVNSGYLKIVVLTQYKSHSLDRHISETWRMSTQLGRYVASVPAQQRVGKSWFLGSANAIYQSLNLIHDDAPDIVVVVGADHVYRMDFSQMVEQHIASGAKATVAAVRQPLNMANQFGVIEVDQNDPRKIAAFVEKPASTPGLAADPTQFLASMGNYVFNADALVEALHVDAERLDTKHDMGGDIIPYFVDQGEAGVYDFTLNDIPGATDRDRTYWRDVGTIDSFYDAHMDLISPVPIFNLYNSEWPIYTRQSISPPAKFVRGENNTVGTALDSIVASGVVVSGGIVEGSVLSNDAYVAAGSRVQDSVLMDKVRVGEGAVIRRAILDKNVKVPAGAAIGLDPALDKARGYKVTESGITVLAKGQVVPEPGEAELALSAQHRRGLPEAVKAATHDDPDIRDSAEKVAAGIQSRVADAAAQGASH
- the glgA gene encoding glycogen synthase, whose protein sequence is MRIDIVTKEFPPEIYGGAGVHVAELSRVLAKHVDLHVRAFGAPRDADYHGASVASYATPEDLGDANAAIQTLGVDLRIVPDIAGADLVHSHTWYANMAGHLASLLHGIPHVLSAHSLEPLRPWKAEQLGGGYALSSWVEKTAYEAAAAIIAVSDGMRQDILRSYPDVDPDKVRVVHNGIDVSLWERDEEDDAIRALGIDPAKPSVVFVGRNTRQKGVPYLLRAASSLPDNVQLVLCLGAADTPELAAETARLIEELQAKREGVILIERMLPRRELIQVLSHATAFACPSIYEPLGIVNLEAMACGAAVVASATGGIPEVVQHGETGLLVELEQVTDGTGTPLEPEKFVSDFAAALNQVVADPARAREMGIAGRRRAEEHFSWESITETTLEVYRSVLR